Proteins from a single region of Hordeum vulgare subsp. vulgare chromosome 6H, MorexV3_pseudomolecules_assembly, whole genome shotgun sequence:
- the LOC123402169 gene encoding 7-deoxyloganetin glucosyltransferase-like: protein MGSMGPAAGKPHAVCLPYPAQGHITPMLNVAKLLHARGFDVTFVNTEYNHARLVRSRGAAAVAGLPGFRFATIPDGLPPSDDDDVTQDIPALCKSTTETCLGPFRDLLARLNDPTTGHPPVTCVVSDVVMGFSMEAANELGLPYVHLWTASAISYLGYRHYRLLIGRGLAPFKDTELLTNDEYLDTPVEDVPGLRSMRLRDFPSFIRTTDPDEYMVRYVLRETERTAGASAVILNSFGDLEGEAVEAMEALGLPKVYALGPLPLLADEQPPTPRSAINLSLWKEQDECLQWLDGRQPGSVVYVNFGSITVMTNAQMVEFAWGLAQSGKQFMWIVRRDLVKGDAAVLPEEFLAETAGRGLMASWCPQQEVLNHPAVGAFLTHSGWNSALESLFGGVPVISWPFFADQQTNCRYQCNEWGVGMEIDSNVQRDAVAGLITEIMEGEKGKSMRKRAVEWKESAVKAAMPGGSSHINFHELVRDVLLPKN from the exons ATGGGATCGATGGGACCTGCCGCCGGGAAGCCGCACGCGGTGTGCCTGCCGTACCCGGCGCAGGGGCACATCACGCCGATGCTCAACGTGGCCAAGCTGCTCCATGCCCGGGGCTTCGACGTCACCTTCGTCAACACCGAGTACAACCACGCCCGCCTCGTCCGGTCCCGCGGTGCCGCCGCCGTGGCCGGCCTCCCGGGCTTCCGCTTCGCCACCATCCCCGACGGCCTGCCGCcgtccgacgacgacgacgtcacgCAGGACATCCCCGCGCTCTGCAAGTCCACCACGGAGACCTGCCTCGGCCCCTTCCGCGACCTCCTCGCGCGGCTCAACGACCCCACCACCGGCCACCCGCCCGTCACCTGCGTCGTCTCCGACGTCGTCATGGGGTTCTCCATGGAGGCCGCCAACGAGCTCGGCCTCCCCTACGTCCACCTCTGGACCGCCAGCGCCATCAGCTACCTCGGATACCGCCACTACCGCCTCCTCATCGGCCGTGGCCTCGCCCCATTCAAAG ACACCGAGCTGCTGACGAACGATGAATACCTTGACACACCGGTGGAGGACGTGCCGGGGCTGAGGAGCATGAGGCTCAGGGACTTCCCGTCCTTCATACGCACCACGGACCCGGACGAGTACATGGTGCGCTACGTCCTCAGGGAGACGGAGCGCACGGCCGGCGCGTCCGCCGTCATCCTCAACAGCTTCGGCGACCTGGAAGGCGAGGCGGTGGAGGCCATGGAGGCGCTCGGCCTGCCCAAGGTCTACGCGCTCGGCCCGCTCCCGCTGCTTGCGGACGAGCAGCCGCCCACGCCGCGCTCCGCCATCAACCTCAGCCTCTGGAAGGAGCAGGACGAATGCCTGCAGTGGCTGGACGGCAGGCAGCCCGGCTCCGTCGTGTACGTCAACTTTGGCAGCATCACCGTCATGACCAACGCGCAGATGGTGGAGTTCGCGTGGGGGCTGGCGCAGAGCGGGAAGCAGTTCATGTGGATCGTCCGCCGTGACCTCGTCAAGGGCGACGCCGCAGTGCTCCCCGAGGAGTTCCTGGCCGAGACGGCGGGGCGCGGGCTCATGGCCTCCTGGTGCCCGCAGCAGGAGGTGCTAAACCACCCCGCCGTCGGCGCCTTCCTCACGCACAGCGGTTGGAACTCGGCGCTCGAGAGCCTGTTCGGCGGCGTACCGGTGATCAGCTGGCCATTCTTCGCCGACCAGCAGACCAACTGCAGGTACCAGTGCAACGAGTGGGGCGTCGGCATGGAGATCGACAGCAACGTCCAGCGTGACGCCGTCGCCGGACTTATCACGGAGATCATGGAAGGGGAGAAGGGCAAAAGCATGAGGAAGAGAGCGGTGGAGTGGAAAGAGAGCGCGGTCAAGGCGGCCATGCCCGGCGGCTCATCTCACATCAACTTCCACGAGCTGGTCCGCGACGTGCTCCTGCCCAAAAACTAG